Proteins encoded together in one Luteimonas fraxinea window:
- a CDS encoding TerC family protein, whose translation MMELITDPQVWILLITLSAIEIVLGIDNLVFISIAVSKLPVEQREFARKFGIAVACITRIGLLLMLAWLAGLTEPLFELFGRGISVRDLVLILGGLFLIVKGAMEIREQLKGEDGEAHGTLGKATASFGAVIAQIAVIDIVFSLDSVIAAVGMAGDYVPVMVCAILLAVAVMLLAAQPLGKFIDANPTVKMLALTFIVLIGIYLLLDGFGLHIPKGYIYGSMGFSAAVEMLNLWAKRNAMRVRGERTPPVDEPTDPMPR comes from the coding sequence ATGATGGAATTGATTACCGACCCGCAGGTCTGGATCCTGCTGATCACGCTCAGTGCGATCGAAATCGTGCTCGGCATCGACAACCTGGTCTTCATCTCGATCGCGGTGTCCAAGCTGCCGGTCGAGCAGCGCGAGTTCGCGCGCAAGTTCGGCATCGCGGTCGCGTGCATCACACGCATCGGCCTGCTGCTGATGCTGGCCTGGCTGGCCGGACTGACCGAGCCGCTGTTCGAACTCTTCGGGCGCGGCATCTCGGTGCGCGATCTGGTGCTGATCCTCGGCGGTCTGTTCCTGATCGTGAAGGGCGCGATGGAGATCCGCGAGCAGCTCAAGGGCGAAGACGGCGAAGCGCACGGCACGCTCGGCAAGGCGACGGCCTCGTTCGGCGCGGTGATCGCGCAGATCGCGGTCATCGACATCGTGTTCTCGCTCGACTCGGTGATCGCCGCGGTCGGCATGGCCGGCGACTACGTGCCGGTGATGGTCTGCGCGATCCTGCTGGCGGTCGCGGTGATGCTGCTGGCGGCGCAGCCGCTGGGCAAGTTCATCGACGCGAATCCGACGGTGAAGATGCTGGCGCTGACCTTCATCGTGCTGATCGGTATCTACCTGCTGCTCGACGGTTTCGGTCTGCACATCCCGAAGGGTTACATCTACGGTTCGATGGGCTTCTCGGCTGCGGTCGAGATGCTGAACCTGTGGGCCAAGCGCAACGCGATGCGCGTGCGCGGCGAGCGCACGCCGCCGGTGGACGAGCCGACCGATCCGATGCCGCGCTGA